The Candidatus Woesearchaeota archaeon sequence ACATCAGGATTTAGAGAAGTTTTCGGAACGAAGTGGAAGAAAAATTTGGGAAAATTCAGCAAGAATTTTCCTCTAAATCCTTGTTAAATGAGGGTGAGCGAAGCGAAAGGCTGCAAGCCGTCCCCGAGGATTTGCGAAGCAAACCGCAGAGTAATTTTTAGTGGCGTTCTATCAAAAGAGCGAATGCGATACATCAAGAACAAGAATCGAGGGGGGCAATCTTTTTTTTTAATTTTTTTAGGGGAGGGGCTTTTTTGTTTCTTTTATTCTAAAAAAGAAAATAGAGGGGGCTTTTACTTTATTTCAACTTAATTTTGTGATAAAGTTTTTTGAACTCAGGATAATTCTTAGGATTGTTTACTTCTTCTTTAGAGTAATGTTCTATAAAAATTTGTTCATACCACATTACAACTGCGTCATCAAAAAAACCAGATATTTTACTATTCTTTATAAATTTCTCATTAACTAAAAATGCAAATTGTTCTATCGAATTAAATAAAAGACTATCCCATTCTCTTTTAGCTTTTTGATTCGCATTTTTATATTCTTTATACAGCATAACTTCTGTTTCTTTAATACTTTTGAATGAGTCATTGAGTAATTGTATTTGTCTTGTAATATTGTTTTCTCTTAAAGCTAACCAATTAAGAATTAATCCAACACCTGCAAAAATTGCAGATATTAATGCAATAATTAAAGGTAAATCCCAATTCATTTTTTATTCTCTGATTTTTTAGACGAAGTATTTTGTGATGATGGTTGCGAAGTATTGGCAGTTTGAACCATCTGTTGAGCATTATATCCTTCTTTAAATGGTTGTTCATTTCTATTTTGTGTACTCATTTGTGGATTGTATCCCTTTCTTATTTCTGAACTTTGAACTGCATTGTAACCATCTGTTGTTTGTTGGTTATTATTTCTTGCGTTTGCCATTGTATTAGCAGAATAACCTTTTATTTCTACATCTCTTTTTGGAATTGATTTTTTATTTTCCATTTTATTGACCTCTTATATCTTCCATAATTTTACTCGCTATTACTTCTGCAAGTTTCACAGGAACTGCATTTCCAATCATTTTATATCCATCTGCAACATCTACATAATGAAATTCAAAATCATCTGGAAAAGTCTGTATTCTTGCACACTCTCTTACAGATAATCTTCTATAAAGGTGTTCTTTTCCTTTTACAAATTCTCTTTTATCTTGTTCAATAAATTTCATCTTTGGTGCTTGTGGATGAATTGGTGCGTGTCTTCCTCCTGCTTGAATTGTGAATGAATGTTCATCCCATCCTCTTACACGATTTCTTGACATATACATTGTAGAAAATCCACCATTCATATATTCGTGATTTGAGATTTCTGTTTTCCCATTTGTTTTATTCTTCTCTTTAGCAGATTTTGCAGGAGGCAAATCACCGATTGCATGTTTTAAAAATACTTGAGAATTTGTTGGTTTTGGAAATTCAAATTTTTTGCCAAGTTTATTATGATATCCTACAATAATAACTCTTTTCCTATCTTGAGGAACTCCGTAATCTTTTGCATTTAATAATTTGTAAGAAACATTATATCCTATTTCTTTAAATGCTTGAATTATTTTTTTAAATTCGGGTAAATGTTTATCGGATAAAAGACCTGCTACATTTTCTGCAAGAAAAAATAAAGGTTGTTTTGCTTTTATTAATTCTACATAATTATAGAATAATTTACCTCTTGAATCATTTATTCCTCGCATTGCTCCTGCAAGGCTCCAACTCTGACAAGGTGGACCTCCAACAAAACCAATAACTTCAGGAATTTCTTCAGGTTTTATTTCAGTAATTGATTTTTTACAAATTGGATGATTATGATTTTTTTCAAAAGTTTCCCAACATCCGTCCCAGTTATCATTAGCAAAAGCTAAACTAAAACCTGCGTTG is a genomic window containing:
- a CDS encoding DNA cytosine methyltransferase, yielding MKIASFFSGAGGLDLGFSNAGFSLAFANDNWDGCWETFEKNHNHPICKKSITEIKPEEIPEVIGFVGGPPCQSWSLAGAMRGINDSRGKLFYNYVELIKAKQPLFFLAENVAGLLSDKHLPEFKKIIQAFKEIGYNVSYKLLNAKDYGVPQDRKRVIIVGYHNKLGKKFEFPKPTNSQVFLKHAIGDLPPAKSAKEKNKTNGKTEISNHEYMNGGFSTMYMSRNRVRGWDEHSFTIQAGGRHAPIHPQAPKMKFIEQDKREFVKGKEHLYRRLSVRECARIQTFPDDFEFHYVDVADGYKMIGNAVPVKLAEVIASKIMEDIRGQ